A stretch of the Actinomyces qiguomingii genome encodes the following:
- the valS gene encoding valine--tRNA ligase, which translates to MSESVAQSAAPTPAAPAEGRFLPSELHSPRVPERVSTDGLEETWEERWDRDGVYAFDRGAERHEVFSIDTPPPTVSGSLHVGHVFSYTHTDTLARFQRMRGKAVFYPMGWDDNGLPTERRVQNYFGVRCDPALPYDPDFTPPHTGGEGKSIKARDQVPISRRNFVELCERLTALDEAQFEALWRRLGLSVDWKQTYQTIGERARKVAQTAFLRNLERGEAYQAQAPGLWDVTFGTAVAQAEIESREYPGFYHRLAFHVVDPEAAATAAAAGAPIEAGPNGTADVCIETTRPELLAACVALVAHPDDERYQPLFGSTVASPVFGVEVPVLPHPEAEMDKGAGIAMCCTFGDTTDIDWWRDLNLPLRAILRKDGRIETETPDWITTETGRQAYAEMAGKTTYSARQVMVEALSASGEMRGEPTKTVRQTNFFEKGDKPLEIVTSRQWYIRNGGKAWTNPASGADLADELLERGKELNFYPDFMRVRYENWVGGLNNDWLISRQRFFGVPFPLWYRVGEDGEVDYDAVITPDESALPVDPSSDVPAGYTEEQRGKPGGFVGELDIMDTWATSSLSPQLASGWLTDADLFARVYPMDLRPQGQDIIRTWLFTSVVRANLEFGALPWANAGLSGWILDSDHKKMSKSKGNVVTPMGLLEKYGSDAVRYWAASARLGLDAAFEETQIKIGRRLAIKLLNASKFALSMGIPWDADAAAKAAAPAPSLNAAEVTEPIDRALLAALADVVDAATTAFEGLEHSRALEVTESLFWTFCDDYIELVKDRANDFGASHDPAAVRSARTTLAIAVDTFVRLFAPFLPFAAEEVWSWYRSGSVHRAAWPEAAPLREATGDADAELVTHAGAALAALRKVKSEAKTSQKTPILSVQLVVSEYVTADIELVRADLVEAAKVTGPLVLSPASGEGAPMRVVAVELGEPPAKPAKRG; encoded by the coding sequence ATGTCTGAGTCCGTCGCCCAGTCCGCTGCGCCCACCCCCGCCGCCCCGGCTGAGGGCCGTTTCCTTCCCTCCGAGCTTCACTCCCCGCGTGTGCCCGAAAGGGTCAGCACCGACGGGCTGGAGGAGACCTGGGAGGAGCGCTGGGATCGCGACGGCGTCTACGCCTTCGACCGTGGCGCCGAGCGCCACGAGGTCTTCTCCATCGACACCCCGCCGCCGACCGTCTCCGGTTCCCTGCATGTGGGGCACGTATTCTCCTACACCCACACCGACACTCTGGCCCGCTTCCAACGCATGCGCGGCAAGGCCGTGTTCTACCCCATGGGCTGGGACGACAACGGCCTGCCCACCGAGCGGCGGGTGCAGAACTACTTCGGGGTCCGCTGCGACCCGGCCCTGCCCTATGACCCGGACTTCACCCCCCCGCACACCGGTGGTGAGGGTAAGTCGATCAAGGCCCGGGATCAGGTGCCGATCTCACGGCGCAACTTCGTGGAGCTGTGCGAGCGCCTGACCGCCCTGGACGAGGCCCAGTTCGAGGCCCTGTGGCGTCGCCTGGGGCTGAGCGTGGACTGGAAGCAGACCTACCAGACCATCGGTGAGCGCGCCCGCAAGGTCGCCCAGACCGCCTTCCTGCGCAACCTGGAACGCGGTGAGGCCTACCAGGCGCAGGCGCCGGGCCTATGGGATGTGACATTCGGCACCGCCGTCGCCCAGGCTGAGATCGAGTCGCGCGAGTACCCAGGCTTCTACCACCGCCTGGCCTTCCACGTCGTCGACCCCGAGGCCGCCGCCACCGCCGCCGCGGCGGGCGCCCCCATTGAGGCCGGTCCGAACGGCACCGCCGACGTGTGCATCGAGACCACCCGGCCTGAGCTGCTAGCCGCCTGCGTGGCCCTGGTGGCCCACCCCGACGACGAGCGCTACCAGCCGCTGTTCGGCTCTACGGTGGCCTCCCCCGTATTCGGGGTGGAGGTTCCTGTGCTGCCGCATCCGGAGGCGGAGATGGACAAGGGCGCCGGCATCGCCATGTGCTGCACCTTCGGTGACACCACCGACATCGACTGGTGGCGCGACCTGAACCTGCCGCTGCGCGCCATCCTGCGCAAGGACGGGCGCATCGAGACCGAGACGCCGGACTGGATCACCACCGAGACCGGCCGCCAGGCTTACGCCGAGATGGCGGGTAAGACCACCTACTCGGCCCGTCAGGTGATGGTGGAGGCGCTGTCCGCCTCCGGGGAGATGCGCGGGGAGCCCACCAAGACGGTACGCCAGACCAACTTCTTCGAGAAGGGCGACAAGCCGCTGGAGATCGTCACCTCCCGCCAGTGGTACATCCGCAACGGCGGTAAGGCCTGGACCAACCCCGCCTCCGGCGCAGACCTGGCCGACGAGCTGCTTGAGCGCGGGAAGGAACTGAACTTCTACCCCGACTTCATGCGGGTGCGCTACGAGAACTGGGTGGGGGGTCTGAACAACGACTGGCTGATCTCCCGCCAGCGCTTCTTCGGCGTGCCCTTCCCGCTGTGGTACCGGGTGGGTGAGGACGGCGAGGTCGACTACGACGCCGTGATCACCCCCGACGAGTCCGCCCTGCCGGTGGACCCCTCCAGCGACGTGCCCGCCGGCTACACCGAGGAACAGCGCGGCAAGCCCGGCGGTTTCGTGGGCGAGCTGGACATCATGGACACCTGGGCCACCTCCTCCCTGTCCCCGCAGCTGGCCTCAGGCTGGCTGACGGACGCGGACCTGTTCGCGCGCGTCTACCCCATGGACCTGCGCCCCCAGGGCCAGGACATCATCCGCACCTGGCTGTTCACCTCGGTGGTGCGCGCCAACCTGGAGTTCGGCGCCCTGCCGTGGGCCAACGCGGGACTGTCGGGCTGGATCCTGGACTCCGACCACAAGAAGATGTCCAAGTCCAAGGGCAATGTGGTCACCCCCATGGGCCTGCTGGAGAAGTACGGCTCGGACGCCGTGCGCTACTGGGCGGCCTCCGCCCGGCTGGGCCTGGACGCTGCCTTCGAGGAGACGCAGATCAAGATCGGGCGTCGCCTGGCCATCAAGCTGCTGAACGCCTCCAAGTTCGCCCTGTCCATGGGCATCCCCTGGGACGCAGACGCGGCCGCCAAGGCGGCCGCCCCCGCCCCGAGCCTGAACGCGGCCGAGGTGACCGAGCCCATCGACCGGGCGCTGCTGGCGGCGCTGGCAGATGTGGTGGACGCGGCCACCACCGCCTTTGAGGGCTTAGAGCACTCCCGGGCCCTGGAGGTCACCGAGTCACTGTTCTGGACCTTCTGCGATGACTACATCGAGCTGGTCAAGGACCGCGCCAACGACTTCGGCGCCTCCCACGACCCGGCCGCGGTGCGCAGCGCCCGCACCACTCTGGCCATTGCCGTGGACACCTTCGTGCGCCTGTTCGCACCTTTCCTGCCCTTCGCCGCCGAGGAGGTGTGGAGCTGGTACCGCAGCGGATCTGTGCACCGGGCTGCCTGGCCCGAGGCCGCGCCGCTGCGCGAGGCCACCGGTGACGCCGACGCCGAGCTCGTCACCCACGCCGGGGCCGCCCTGGCGGCCCTGCGCAAGGTGAAATCGGAGGCCAAGACCAGTCAGAAGACGCCGATCCTGTCGGTACAGCTGGTGGTGTCCGAGTACGTTACCGCCGACATTGAACTGGTGCGCGCCGACCTGGTTGAGGCCGCCAAGGTCACCGGCCCACTCGTGCTGTCCCCCGCCTCCGGTGAGGGCGCCCCGATGCGGGTGGTCGCGGTCGAGCTCGGGGAGCCCCCGGCCAAGCCCGCCAAGCGGGGCTGA
- a CDS encoding AMP-dependent synthetase/ligase produces MTAPWALAERVRRQPSGPLIARKSSVGGRWRDMSAQAFRDQVREVACGLVALGLEPGDTLGIMAHTCYEWTLLDFAAWEAGLVVVPIYETSSVEQARWILTDAAVRLVVVEDRPMETMLQGLAEQDEALSDLKVLSLAREAITELITAGKGVRPAELDARTAHLTSSDLATIVYTSGTTGRPKGAELTHGNLVHLCVNACAHVPEVLEAPETRTLLFLPLAHVLGRFVEMAIVCSSAGVLGHAPNVKNLVTDLASFRPTFVAAVPRVFEKIYNAADARASGAKQKVFRLAAKTAIAYSRALDTPAGPSRGLRVQRAAFDRLVFSTLRDLLGGRVTHVVSGGGPLGERLGHFYRGAGVTVLEGYGLTETSAPCTVNLPAATRIGSVGVPLPGTTIRLDDDGEVLISGIGTFRCYHNDPQATAEAFVAEPEATESAHTDADRAAAGGMRWLRSGDVGALDADGFLHITGRKKELIVTAGGKNVAPAVLEDRLRGHPLVSQVLVVGDNRPCIGALVTLDAEMLPLWLSNHGLPDMDPVDATRDPRVRAALERAVGRANEAVSKAESIRTFTVLPGDFTVDNGLLTPSLKLRRDEATKRFSKEIDELYRRL; encoded by the coding sequence ATGACGGCGCCGTGGGCGCTGGCCGAGCGGGTGCGCAGGCAGCCTTCCGGCCCACTGATCGCGCGCAAGTCCTCCGTGGGCGGACGCTGGCGTGACATGTCCGCCCAGGCCTTCCGTGATCAGGTGCGGGAGGTGGCCTGCGGTCTGGTCGCCCTTGGCTTGGAGCCAGGAGACACCCTGGGCATCATGGCCCACACCTGCTACGAGTGGACCCTGTTGGACTTCGCCGCCTGGGAGGCGGGACTCGTCGTCGTGCCCATCTACGAGACCTCCTCGGTGGAGCAGGCCCGCTGGATCCTGACCGACGCCGCCGTGCGGCTAGTGGTTGTGGAAGACCGGCCCATGGAGACGATGCTGCAAGGGTTGGCTGAGCAGGATGAGGCTCTGTCCGATCTGAAGGTGCTGAGCCTGGCCAGGGAGGCCATCACGGAGCTGATCACCGCCGGGAAGGGGGTGCGGCCGGCCGAGCTGGATGCGCGCACAGCCCACCTGACCAGCAGCGACCTGGCCACCATCGTCTACACCTCTGGCACCACCGGGCGCCCCAAGGGTGCCGAACTCACCCACGGCAACCTGGTGCACCTGTGCGTCAACGCCTGCGCCCACGTGCCGGAGGTGCTGGAGGCGCCGGAGACCCGCACCCTGCTGTTCCTCCCTCTGGCACATGTACTGGGCCGCTTCGTGGAGATGGCCATCGTGTGCTCCTCGGCAGGCGTGCTTGGGCATGCACCGAATGTGAAGAACCTGGTTACCGACCTGGCCTCCTTCCGCCCCACCTTCGTGGCGGCGGTGCCGCGCGTGTTCGAAAAGATCTACAACGCGGCCGACGCGCGGGCTTCCGGCGCCAAGCAGAAGGTCTTCCGGCTGGCCGCTAAGACGGCGATCGCCTATTCCCGCGCCCTGGACACCCCGGCCGGGCCGAGCCGGGGACTGCGCGTCCAGCGGGCGGCCTTCGACCGACTGGTGTTCTCCACCCTGCGCGACCTGCTCGGTGGCCGTGTGACTCACGTCGTCTCCGGCGGAGGCCCGCTGGGAGAGCGACTGGGGCACTTCTATCGCGGTGCCGGCGTAACGGTGTTGGAGGGCTACGGGCTCACCGAGACCTCCGCCCCCTGCACCGTGAATCTGCCGGCCGCCACTCGGATCGGCTCGGTGGGCGTGCCCCTACCGGGCACCACCATTCGGCTGGATGACGACGGCGAGGTCCTGATCAGTGGAATCGGCACCTTCCGCTGCTATCACAACGACCCGCAGGCCACGGCCGAGGCTTTTGTCGCCGAGCCTGAGGCGACGGAGTCGGCCCACACGGATGCGGATCGGGCCGCGGCAGGCGGCATGCGGTGGCTGCGCAGCGGGGATGTGGGAGCCCTGGACGCGGACGGCTTCCTGCACATCACCGGCCGTAAGAAGGAGTTGATCGTCACTGCCGGCGGCAAGAACGTGGCCCCCGCGGTGCTGGAGGATCGACTGCGTGGGCACCCGCTGGTCAGCCAGGTACTGGTGGTCGGAGACAATCGGCCGTGCATCGGCGCCCTGGTGACGCTTGATGCGGAGATGCTGCCCCTGTGGCTGTCCAACCACGGGCTGCCGGACATGGACCCTGTGGACGCCACCCGGGATCCGCGCGTGCGCGCGGCCCTGGAACGGGCGGTGGGGCGTGCCAATGAGGCGGTCTCCAAGGCGGAATCGATCCGCACCTTCACAGTACTGCCGGGAGACTTCACCGTTGACAACGGGCTGCTCACGCCCTCGCTGAAGCTGCGGCGCGATGAGGCCACCAAGCGCTTCTCCAAGGAGATCGACGAGCTGTATCGGCGGCTGTGA
- a CDS encoding lactococcin 972 family bacteriocin encodes MSSYANRIPALLTALLLAVGLSAAPTAAAAESPIPEDATEHGSVVITDNSPDSALIQPTGIVGSYKRRVAGGIWRYGTTGTIVYSRFYHPKRCHGSSVQTYNGAITVRSTKTGPGKWSNAQVRRSPSTNEAFYWFC; translated from the coding sequence ATGTCTTCGTATGCGAACAGAATTCCCGCTCTCCTCACAGCTCTCCTACTTGCCGTCGGGTTAAGTGCTGCACCTACAGCCGCAGCGGCCGAAAGTCCCATCCCCGAGGACGCGACTGAGCACGGTTCAGTTGTCATCACTGACAACTCACCTGATTCAGCACTCATCCAACCCACCGGGATTGTTGGCTCCTACAAAAGGAGGGTCGCCGGTGGAATATGGAGGTACGGCACAACCGGGACGATCGTGTATTCGCGGTTCTATCATCCGAAACGATGCCATGGCTCATCGGTACAAACCTACAACGGGGCGATCACCGTGCGCAGCACTAAAACCGGACCCGGCAAGTGGTCGAACGCGCAGGTTCGCCGCTCACCCAGCACCAACGAGGCCTTCTACTGGTTCTGTTGA
- a CDS encoding AMP-dependent synthetase/ligase — MTSTSADSAETFTQAAPPDVAPPGGRPVGALEWQAPTLIRIDERTTIASMLRDRVRRSAHRPLIARKQEIGQAWQTVTAQAFYDEVLSVAAGLIGMGLQPGARVAIMSRTRYEWTLLDFACWTAALVPVPIYETSSTEQIAFVLADSQAALVVTESITTAELVRAAAASLDRREVEVLSLDTGALHMITEAGHGVQRERVTARAESLTTASIATIVYTSGTTGSPKGTVLSHGNFTDLCSNAHLWMPEIAMGRDSRLLLFLPLAHVFARFLEVFQISGEGIMGHVPDTKNLLSDLASFRPSYLLVVPRVLEKIYNSADARAASGHARRIFRWAAKVAVDYSRAQDTPAGPSPALRAQRAAADRLVYQRIRALVGDNADWIISGGAPLSPRLAHFYRGLGIPVLEGYGLTETVGPIAVNTPRLSKIGTVGPPLPPMAVRIGADGEILLKGPSVFQGYHNDPDATAAAFTDDGWFRTGDLGSLDRDGYVTITGRAKDVIVTAGGKNVSPAPLEDALRGHPLISQVVVVGEQRPFVSALITLDAEMLPAWLRTHGLDPMPVSEAATHPQVLTALNRAVRRANAHVSRAESIRKIRVLSTEFTEANGLLTPSLKVRRGAALERFAAEIDDLYGGPVGVQAQ; from the coding sequence ATGACCTCCACCTCCGCGGATTCCGCAGAGACCTTCACCCAAGCAGCACCGCCCGACGTCGCCCCTCCAGGTGGTCGGCCAGTGGGCGCACTGGAGTGGCAGGCCCCCACCCTCATCCGCATTGACGAACGCACCACCATTGCCTCCATGCTGCGAGACCGGGTGCGACGCTCCGCCCACCGCCCGCTGATCGCCCGCAAGCAGGAGATCGGCCAGGCCTGGCAGACGGTAACCGCGCAGGCGTTCTACGACGAAGTGCTGTCCGTCGCCGCCGGCCTGATCGGCATGGGGCTTCAGCCGGGGGCGCGGGTGGCGATCATGTCGCGCACCCGGTATGAGTGGACCCTGTTGGACTTTGCCTGCTGGACGGCAGCACTGGTGCCCGTGCCCATCTACGAGACCAGCTCGACCGAGCAGATCGCTTTCGTGCTGGCCGACTCCCAGGCCGCCCTAGTGGTCACCGAATCCATCACCACCGCTGAACTGGTGCGCGCCGCGGCCGCTTCGCTGGATCGCCGGGAAGTGGAAGTGCTCTCCCTTGACACCGGCGCCCTACACATGATCACTGAGGCAGGACACGGCGTGCAACGCGAGCGGGTGACCGCGCGCGCCGAATCGTTGACCACCGCCTCCATCGCCACCATCGTCTACACCTCCGGCACCACCGGTTCCCCCAAGGGGACGGTGTTGTCGCATGGCAACTTCACCGATCTGTGCTCCAATGCCCACCTGTGGATGCCGGAGATCGCCATGGGGCGAGACTCGCGCCTGCTGTTGTTTTTGCCGCTGGCCCACGTCTTTGCTCGCTTCCTGGAGGTCTTCCAGATCTCCGGGGAGGGCATCATGGGGCATGTTCCCGACACCAAGAACCTGTTGTCGGATCTGGCCTCCTTCCGCCCCTCCTACCTGCTGGTGGTGCCCCGGGTGCTGGAGAAGATCTACAACTCGGCCGACGCCCGGGCGGCCAGCGGCCACGCCCGGCGGATCTTCCGTTGGGCGGCGAAGGTCGCTGTGGACTACTCCCGCGCGCAGGACACCCCGGCCGGCCCCTCCCCCGCTTTGCGCGCCCAGCGGGCCGCGGCCGACCGGCTCGTCTATCAGCGTATCCGCGCCCTGGTGGGCGACAACGCCGACTGGATCATCTCCGGCGGCGCCCCACTGTCCCCGCGGTTGGCCCACTTCTACCGGGGCCTGGGCATCCCGGTTCTGGAGGGCTACGGGCTCACCGAGACGGTCGGCCCGATCGCGGTCAACACCCCGCGGCTGTCGAAGATCGGCACTGTCGGCCCGCCTCTGCCGCCGATGGCGGTGCGCATCGGCGCCGACGGCGAGATCCTGCTCAAGGGACCATCCGTGTTCCAGGGCTATCACAACGACCCAGACGCGACTGCGGCCGCCTTCACCGACGACGGCTGGTTCCGTACCGGCGATTTGGGCTCCCTGGACCGGGACGGCTATGTGACCATCACCGGCCGCGCCAAGGATGTGATCGTCACCGCCGGCGGCAAGAACGTCTCCCCGGCTCCGCTGGAGGACGCCTTGCGCGGCCACCCGCTGATCAGCCAGGTCGTGGTGGTTGGCGAGCAGCGCCCATTCGTGTCCGCCCTGATCACGCTCGACGCCGAGATGCTGCCGGCTTGGCTGCGCACCCACGGTCTGGACCCGATGCCCGTTTCCGAGGCGGCCACCCACCCCCAGGTGCTGACGGCATTGAACCGGGCCGTTCGACGTGCCAACGCCCATGTCTCCCGTGCCGAGTCGATCCGTAAGATCCGGGTGCTCAGCACCGAATTCACCGAGGCGAACGGCTTGCTCACGCCGTCGTTGAAGGTGCGCCGCGGTGCGGCCCTGGAGCGCTTCGCCGCCGAGATCGATGACCTGTACGGCGGGCCGGTTGGCGTGCAGGCCCAGTGA
- a CDS encoding ATP-binding cassette domain-containing protein, with translation MTDTLTAEGLTIARGGRLLIDSLDLSLAEGSITALTGPNGSGKTTAAWCLGLYDLDFMGTVAIDGVASTHMSPRDIRRAHRTRIILQPQNLLLEDSWTVDATLRHAAWALGLPRRQRKPRASEALDRVGITQIAGSRTGLLSGGERMRVALARTLLMEEPRLVILDEPTAGADDELTSLVTDAMEEWNDASAAVLVATHDPGIIKRADHRVDL, from the coding sequence ATGACTGACACACTAACCGCCGAAGGTCTAACCATTGCCAGAGGCGGGCGCCTTCTCATCGATAGCCTCGACCTGTCCCTCGCAGAAGGGAGCATCACCGCACTCACCGGACCCAACGGGTCCGGAAAGACCACCGCGGCCTGGTGCCTGGGCCTGTACGACCTCGACTTCATGGGAACTGTTGCCATTGACGGCGTCGCCTCCACCCACATGAGCCCGCGCGACATCAGGCGGGCACACCGCACCAGGATCATCCTTCAACCCCAGAACCTCCTACTAGAGGATTCGTGGACCGTAGACGCCACGCTCCGGCACGCCGCGTGGGCTCTGGGACTTCCCCGGCGTCAGCGCAAACCACGAGCATCCGAGGCCCTGGACAGAGTGGGGATCACTCAAATCGCCGGTAGCCGCACAGGTCTACTCAGCGGTGGGGAACGGATGCGCGTGGCCCTCGCACGTACGCTCCTCATGGAGGAACCTCGCCTCGTGATTCTTGACGAACCAACCGCCGGAGCAGACGACGAGTTGACTTCGCTGGTCACCGACGCAATGGAGGAGTGGAATGACGCGTCGGCCGCAGTTCTCGTGGCCACCCACGACCCCGGCATTATCAAGCGCGCGGATCATCGGGTCGACCTTTGA
- a CDS encoding chorismate mutase yields the protein MVAYRATIDNLDAALIHLLAERFRCTRQVGWLKADLHLPPSDPAREEQQVARLRALAEEAGLDPVFAEKFFAFIVAEVIRHHEAIRDGVVKGRPDDPRA from the coding sequence CTGGTCGCTTACCGTGCGACCATCGACAACCTTGATGCCGCCCTGATCCACCTGTTGGCGGAGCGTTTCCGTTGTACCCGGCAGGTGGGCTGGCTCAAGGCGGACCTGCACCTGCCGCCCTCGGACCCGGCTCGCGAGGAGCAGCAGGTGGCCCGGCTGCGGGCGCTGGCCGAGGAGGCGGGCCTGGACCCGGTGTTCGCGGAGAAGTTCTTCGCCTTCATCGTGGCCGAGGTGATCCGCCACCACGAGGCCATCCGGGACGGGGTTGTCAAAGGTCGACCCGATGATCCGCGCGCTTGA
- a CDS encoding IS110 family transposase: protein MNIEDVEVFVGIDVGKAEHWATALTDDGKKIFDKALPNDESRLRDLYERLGEHGRVLVAVDQPATIGALAVAVAQAMGITVGYLPGLSMRRIADLTPGNAKTDARDAAVIADAARTMPHTLRAIDASDKDAAALSMLTGFDLDLARQVNQTANRIRGLYTQIHPALETVLGKWLEHDPILEVIAAWPTPAHLRKAGRARIDAKLKSKGAKRHAAWAKAITDALNKQTVVVAGTDAAGVVLPHLARQLIALHAQRDDVAAQVEALVEAHPLYPVLTSMPGVGVRTAAVFLAETAGKTFPSGAHLASYAGLTPVTRRSGSSIRGEYVSHAGNKRLKRAMFLSAFASLRSDPASRAYYDRKRAQGKRHNQAILALAHRRILTLYAMIRDGSLYDPPAQQLPAAA from the coding sequence GTGAACATCGAGGATGTGGAGGTCTTCGTCGGTATCGACGTGGGCAAGGCCGAGCACTGGGCCACGGCCCTGACCGACGACGGGAAGAAGATCTTCGACAAGGCCCTACCCAACGACGAATCCAGGCTTAGGGACCTGTACGAGCGTCTGGGTGAGCATGGCCGGGTCCTGGTGGCTGTGGATCAGCCGGCAACGATCGGGGCCCTGGCGGTGGCGGTGGCTCAGGCGATGGGTATCACCGTGGGCTACCTACCCGGCCTGTCCATGCGCAGGATCGCCGACCTGACCCCGGGCAATGCCAAGACCGACGCTCGCGATGCGGCGGTGATCGCGGATGCTGCCCGCACCATGCCCCACACGCTGCGAGCGATCGACGCCTCGGACAAGGACGCGGCCGCGTTGAGCATGCTCACAGGGTTTGACCTGGACCTGGCCCGCCAGGTCAATCAGACCGCTAACCGTATCCGGGGCCTGTACACCCAAATCCACCCAGCCCTGGAGACTGTGCTGGGCAAGTGGCTCGAACACGACCCAATACTGGAGGTGATCGCCGCCTGGCCCACCCCAGCCCACCTGCGCAAGGCCGGCCGGGCGCGGATTGACGCCAAGCTCAAATCCAAGGGCGCCAAGCGCCATGCCGCCTGGGCAAAAGCCATCACCGACGCCCTGAACAAGCAGACCGTCGTGGTCGCTGGTACCGACGCGGCCGGGGTGGTGCTGCCACACCTGGCCCGCCAGCTCATCGCCCTACACGCCCAACGCGACGATGTCGCCGCCCAGGTTGAGGCCCTGGTGGAGGCCCACCCTCTTTACCCGGTCCTGACCTCCATGCCCGGGGTGGGGGTCAGGACCGCCGCCGTCTTCCTGGCAGAGACCGCGGGCAAGACCTTTCCCTCCGGCGCCCACCTGGCCTCCTACGCCGGCCTGACACCAGTCACCCGGCGGTCGGGGTCCTCCATACGCGGCGAGTACGTCTCCCACGCGGGCAACAAGCGCCTCAAGAGAGCCATGTTCCTGTCAGCCTTCGCCTCCCTCAGATCCGACCCCGCATCCCGGGCCTACTACGACCGCAAACGCGCCCAGGGCAAGCGACACAACCAAGCCATACTCGCACTCGCACACCGCCGCATACTCACCCTATACGCCATGATCCGAGACGGATCCCTCTACGACCCACCAGCCCAACAACTACCCGCCGCCGCTTGA
- a CDS encoding AMP-dependent synthetase/ligase, which produces MVQEPEQTWTIPWLLADRIARNPDATLIERKTQLGNSWDKVTAHAFGEDVARVASGLVGVGLQAGASVGIMAHTSYEWTLLDMAIARAGMISVPIYETDSAEQVEWIIADADIRLVVTESAVLAELVRGAADRIGASVKVLSLDHDAVATLTEAGRGVPREELEARSAALTCEDVYSIIYTSGTTGQPKGVEITHRQAAGLGWNGVRWIPELLNSPNTRLLLFLPLAHSYARFLQILAIAGNGVLGHTPDVKTLLPDLKAFAPSYVLAVPRVMEKIYNAADAKAGSGAKLRTFRWAAKVAIAYSRALDTPAGPSRRLRAAHAVADRLVYRTIRDLLGPNARYAISGGGPLGERLGHFYRGIGLIILEGYGLTETIGPTSVNLDILNKIGTVGPPVCGNRVRVGEDGELEVTGLGVFSRYHNNPEATAAAFTDDGWFRTGDIGSVDEDGWVRITGRKKELIVTAGGKNVAPNILEDRLRGHPLVSQVLVIGDGEPFISALVTLDKEMLPQWLTNHNLPQMDVVEASTHPQVLAALDRAVARTNRAVSRAESIRTYRVLTADFTEANGLLTPSLKVKRSLVMETYAEVVADIYSTTKRGPQE; this is translated from the coding sequence ATGGTTCAGGAGCCCGAGCAGACCTGGACCATTCCCTGGCTGCTGGCCGATCGTATCGCCCGCAACCCGGACGCCACCCTCATTGAGCGCAAGACGCAGCTGGGCAATTCGTGGGACAAGGTGACGGCACACGCCTTCGGTGAGGATGTCGCCCGCGTCGCCTCCGGCCTGGTGGGCGTTGGCCTGCAAGCCGGCGCATCGGTGGGCATCATGGCCCACACCTCCTATGAGTGGACGCTGCTGGACATGGCCATCGCCCGTGCCGGAATGATTTCCGTGCCGATATATGAGACGGACTCCGCCGAGCAGGTCGAGTGGATCATCGCCGACGCCGACATCCGGCTCGTAGTCACCGAATCCGCCGTGCTCGCCGAATTGGTGCGCGGAGCCGCCGATCGTATTGGCGCGAGTGTGAAGGTGCTGTCCCTGGATCATGACGCCGTCGCCACCCTCACCGAGGCCGGCCGGGGCGTGCCCCGGGAGGAGCTTGAGGCCCGCTCCGCAGCGCTGACCTGCGAGGACGTCTACTCGATCATCTACACCTCCGGCACCACCGGGCAGCCCAAGGGCGTGGAGATCACTCACCGGCAGGCCGCCGGACTGGGTTGGAACGGAGTGCGGTGGATCCCGGAACTGCTCAACTCCCCCAATACGCGTCTGCTGCTGTTCCTGCCGCTGGCACACTCCTACGCCAGGTTCCTGCAAATTCTGGCCATCGCCGGCAACGGGGTGCTGGGCCACACCCCCGATGTCAAGACCCTCCTGCCTGATCTGAAGGCCTTTGCCCCCTCCTACGTGCTGGCGGTGCCGCGGGTGATGGAGAAGATCTACAACGCCGCTGACGCCAAGGCCGGGTCGGGGGCGAAACTGCGGACCTTCCGCTGGGCGGCCAAGGTGGCGATCGCCTATTCCCGGGCCCTGGACACCCCCGCCGGTCCCTCACGCAGGCTGCGGGCGGCCCATGCGGTCGCCGACCGACTCGTCTACCGCACCATCCGGGATCTGCTCGGCCCCAATGCCCGCTACGCCATTTCCGGCGGTGGGCCGCTGGGCGAACGTCTGGGCCACTTCTACCGGGGTATAGGCCTGATAATCCTGGAGGGCTACGGGCTGACCGAGACGATTGGCCCGACCTCGGTGAATCTGGACATCTTGAACAAGATCGGCACCGTGGGCCCGCCGGTATGCGGCAACCGGGTACGGGTGGGCGAGGACGGTGAATTGGAAGTCACCGGACTGGGCGTGTTCTCCCGCTACCACAACAATCCCGAGGCGACGGCCGCCGCCTTCACCGACGACGGCTGGTTCCGTACCGGGGACATCGGCTCGGTCGATGAGGACGGCTGGGTGCGGATCACCGGGCGTAAGAAGGAGTTGATCGTCACTGCCGGCGGGAAGAACGTGGCCCCCAACATCCTGGAGGACCGCTTGCGCGGGCACCCACTGGTCAGCCAGGTACTGGTGATCGGTGACGGCGAGCCCTTCATCTCCGCCCTGGTCACTCTGGACAAGGAGATGCTGCCGCAGTGGCTGACCAACCACAATCTGCCGCAGATGGACGTGGTCGAGGCCTCCACCCACCCGCAGGTGTTGGCGGCACTGGACCGGGCCGTGGCCCGCACCAACCGGGCGGTCTCCCGCGCTGAGTCCATTCGCACCTACCGGGTGCTCACAGCCGATTTCACCGAGGCCAACGGGCTTCTCACTCCGTCGCTGAAGGTTAAGCGCAGCCTGGTGATGGAGACTTACGCCGAAGTTGTCGCCGACATCTACTCCACCACCAAGAGGGGGCCCCAGGAGTGA